From Streptomyces sp. 6-11-2, one genomic window encodes:
- a CDS encoding serine/threonine-protein kinase produces the protein MQGLLLSGRYRLADAIGSGGMGRVWRAHDEVLHRAVAIKELTAALYVAESDQEVLLARTRAEARAAARINHSAVVTVHDVLEHDGRPWIVMELVEGRSLADALKERDRMDPAEAARIGLWVLRALRAAHAAGVLHRDVKPGNVLLGEDGRVLLTDFGIAQIEGDTTITRTGEVVGSVDYLAPERVRGHDPGPASDLWALGATLYAAVEGLSPFRRTSPLSTMQAVVDEEPREPRHAGPLAPVITALLRKDPAERPQAAQAEEMLAEAAEGRRPSSAQAYVPTQATVFLPETAAHPAGGSWPPAATPYPVPPQTAAGPVQQHPPAPVPRRRLRTLILIVALAALVGGGTALMLQKWDQDRRQDSGTSQSPPPDPTPSPSTDAAGGLPDGWVRVHDPYGFSIAVPDKSWQRQEFDEATHQVDYTPDGGKHFIRVAVDDTPDFSTGHEHQLDLEEQLQRLVDYQRLRLEPNTYRDRPGSLWEYSWTALAKDMPFPGPRHAIEETYFSREGVEYAIYMSAPEEDWTRTRQQFQTVLQSWQPTAG, from the coding sequence ATGCAGGGCCTGCTCCTCTCGGGCCGCTACCGGCTCGCCGACGCCATTGGCAGCGGCGGCATGGGCCGGGTGTGGCGCGCGCACGACGAGGTGCTGCACCGGGCAGTCGCCATCAAGGAGTTGACCGCCGCGCTCTACGTCGCCGAGAGCGACCAGGAGGTCCTGCTGGCGCGCACCCGGGCGGAGGCACGCGCGGCGGCACGGATCAACCACTCCGCGGTGGTGACCGTGCACGACGTACTGGAACACGACGGCCGCCCGTGGATCGTGATGGAGCTGGTCGAGGGCCGCTCGCTGGCGGACGCGCTCAAGGAGCGGGACCGCATGGACCCGGCGGAGGCCGCCCGGATCGGCCTGTGGGTGCTGCGCGCGCTGCGCGCCGCGCACGCCGCCGGAGTGCTGCACCGCGACGTCAAGCCCGGCAACGTCCTCCTCGGCGAGGACGGCCGCGTCCTGCTCACCGACTTCGGCATAGCCCAGATAGAGGGCGACACCACCATCACCCGCACCGGCGAGGTCGTCGGCTCGGTCGACTACCTGGCCCCCGAGCGGGTCCGCGGCCACGACCCGGGGCCGGCCTCCGACCTGTGGGCGCTGGGTGCCACGCTCTACGCGGCGGTGGAGGGCCTGTCGCCGTTCCGCCGTACCTCGCCGCTGAGCACCATGCAGGCGGTCGTCGACGAGGAGCCGCGCGAGCCGCGGCACGCCGGTCCGCTCGCCCCGGTCATCACCGCCCTGCTGCGCAAGGATCCGGCCGAACGGCCGCAGGCGGCGCAGGCCGAGGAGATGCTCGCCGAGGCCGCCGAGGGCCGCAGACCGAGCAGCGCGCAGGCGTACGTGCCCACGCAGGCGACCGTCTTCCTCCCGGAGACCGCCGCGCATCCCGCCGGGGGGTCGTGGCCGCCGGCCGCCACTCCGTATCCGGTGCCCCCGCAGACGGCCGCCGGACCCGTGCAGCAGCACCCCCCGGCCCCGGTACCCAGACGCCGCCTGCGCACCCTGATCCTGATCGTGGCGCTCGCCGCGCTCGTCGGCGGCGGCACCGCCCTGATGCTGCAGAAGTGGGACCAGGACCGGCGGCAGGACTCCGGCACCTCCCAGTCGCCTCCGCCGGACCCCACACCCTCCCCGAGCACCGACGCCGCGGGCGGACTCCCGGACGGCTGGGTGCGCGTCCACGACCCCTACGGGTTCAGCATCGCCGTGCCCGACAAGAGCTGGCAGCGGCAGGAGTTCGACGAGGCGACCCACCAGGTCGACTACACCCCCGACGGCGGCAAGCACTTCATCCGCGTCGCCGTGGACGACACGCCGGACTTCTCCACCGGTCACGAGCACCAACTCGACCTGGAGGAGCAGCTCCAGAGGCTGGTCGACTACCAGCGGCTGCGCCTGGAGCCGAACACCTACCGCGACCGCCCGGGCTCCCTGTGGGAGTACAGCTGGACGGCCCTGGCGAAGGACATGCCGTTCCCCGGCCCGCGCCACGCCATCGAGGAGACGTACTTCTCCCGCGAGGGCGTCGAATACGCGATCTACATGTCCGCGCCGGAGGAGGACTGGACGCGGACGCGGCAGCAGTTCCAGACCGTGCTCCAGAGCTGGCAGCCGACCGCCGGCTGA